A region of Arabidopsis thaliana chromosome 5, partial sequence DNA encodes the following proteins:
- the HTA7 gene encoding histone H2A 7 (histone H2A 7 (HTA7); FUNCTIONS IN: DNA binding; INVOLVED IN: nucleosome assembly; LOCATED IN: nucleolus; EXPRESSED IN: 23 plant structures; EXPRESSED DURING: 13 growth stages; CONTAINS InterPro DOMAIN/s: Histone H2A (InterPro:IPR002119), Histone-fold (InterPro:IPR009072), Histone core (InterPro:IPR007125); BEST Arabidopsis thaliana protein match is: histone H2A 6 (TAIR:AT5G59870.1); Has 1807 Blast hits to 1807 proteins in 277 species: Archae - 0; Bacteria - 0; Metazoa - 736; Fungi - 347; Plants - 385; Viruses - 0; Other Eukaryotes - 339 (source: NCBI BLink).) — protein sequence MESSQATTKPTRGAGGRKGGDRKKSVSKSVKAGLQFPVGRIARYLKKGRYALRYGSGAPVYLAAVLEYLAAEVLELAGNAARDNKKNRINPRHLCLAIRNDEELGRLLHGVTIASGGVLPNINPVLLPKKSTASSSQAEKASATKSPKKA from the exons ATGGAGTCATCACAAGCAACGACGAAGCCAACGAGAGGAGCAGGAGGAAGGAAAGGTGGAGATAGGAAGAAGAGTGTTAGTAAATCTGTTAAAGCTGGTCTTCAATTTCCCGTTGGTCGTATCGCTCGTTACTTGAAGAAAGGTCGGTACGCTCTCCGATACGGTTCCGGTGCTCCGGTTTACCTCGCCGCCGTTCTCGAATACCTAGCCGCCGAG GTACTTGAGCTAGCTGGGAACGCAGCGAGAGATAATAAGAAGAACAGGATAAACCCTAGGCATCTATGTTTAGCGATAAGGAACGATGAGGAATTGGGGAGATTGCTTCATGGAGTTACTATTGCTAGTGGTGGTGTTCTTCCAAACATTAATCCAGTTCTTCTTCCTAAGAAAtcaacagcttcttcttctcaagcGGAGAAAGCTTCTGCTACCAAATCTCCTAAGAAGGCTTGA
- the DEG14 gene encoding Trypsin family protein with PDZ domain-containing protein (Trypsin family protein with PDZ domain; FUNCTIONS IN: serine-type peptidase activity, catalytic activity, serine-type endopeptidase activity; INVOLVED IN: proteolysis; EXPRESSED IN: 12 plant structures; EXPRESSED DURING: 6 growth stages; CONTAINS InterPro DOMAIN/s: Serine/cysteine peptidase, trypsin-like (InterPro:IPR009003), Peptidase S1C, HrtA/DegP2/Q/S (InterPro:IPR001940), Peptidase S1/S6, chymotrypsin/Hap (InterPro:IPR001254), PDZ/DHR/GLGF (InterPro:IPR001478); BEST Arabidopsis thaliana protein match is: DegP protease 1 (TAIR:AT3G27925.1); Has 16463 Blast hits to 16423 proteins in 2614 species: Archae - 115; Bacteria - 10782; Metazoa - 377; Fungi - 151; Plants - 529; Viruses - 0; Other Eukaryotes - 4509 (source: NCBI BLink).), with the protein RRAVSSSKRSELIRIISVATATSGILYASTNPDARTRVSLAIPESVRESLSLLPWQISPGLIHRPEQSLFGNFVFSSRVSPKSEAPINDEKGVSVEASDSSSKPSNGYLGRDTIANAAARIGPAVVNLSVPQGFHGISMGKSIGSGTIIDADGTILTCAHVVVDFQNIRHSSKGRVDVTLQDGRTFEGVVVNADLQSDIALVKIKSKTPLPTAKLGFSSKLRPGDWVIAVGCPLSLQNTVTAGIVSCVDRKSSDLGLGGKHREYLQTDCSINAGNSGGPLVNLDGEVIGVNIMKVLAADGLGFSVPIDSVSKIIEHFKKSGRVIRPWIGLKMVELNNLIVAQLKERDPMFPDVERGVLVPTVIPGSPADRAGFKPGDVVVRFDGKPVIEIMDDRVGKRMQVVVERSNKERVTLEVIPEEANPDM; encoded by the exons AGAAGAGCTGTATCATCTTCTAAAAGAAGCGAGCTTATTCGCATCATTTCTGTTGCTACTGCTACTTCTGGAATTTTATATGCTAGTACTAATCCAGATGCAA GAACTCGAGTATCGCTTGCTATACCTGAATCTGTTCGAGAATCTTTGTCGTTACTGCCTTGGCAGATTTCACCGGGTTTGATTCATCGTCCTGAGCAAAGCTTATTCG GAAATTTCGTGTTTTCTTCGAGAGTTAGTCCGAAATCAGAAGCACCTATAAATGATGAGAAGGGAGTTTCTGTTGAAGCTTCGGATAGTAGTTCGAAACCAAGTAATGGCTACTTAGGGAGAGATACTATAGCCAATGCGGCTGCTAGAATTGGACCAGCGGTTGTCAATCTTTCGGTTCCTCAGG GTTTCCATGGGATATCTATGGGGAAAAGTATCGGTTCTGGAACGATCATTGATGCTGATGGCACGATACTGACTTGCGCTCATGTTGTAGTTGATTTTCAGAACATTCGTCATTCTTCTAAAGGGAGG GTAGATGTGACGTTGCAAGATGGTAGGACGTTTGAGGGTGTGGTGGTGAACGCTGATTTACAATCCGACATTGCATTAGTGAAGATAAAGTCAAAGACGCCATTGCCAACTGCTAAACTTGGTTTTTCGAGTAAGCTTCGTCCTGGAGACTGGGTAATAGCGGTAGGTTGTCCTCTGTCTCTCCAGAACACAGTAACTGCTGGTATTGTCAG TTGTGTTGATCGCAAAAGCAGTGATTTGGGTTTAGGAGGCAAACATAGAGAGTATCTCCAAACAGACTGCTCGATCAATGCG GGAAACTCTGGTGGGCCTCTTGTAAATTTGGATGGGGAAGTGATTGGTGTTAATATCATGAAAGTTTTAGCTGCAGATGGTCTTGGATTTTCCGTGCCAATTGACTCGGTATCTAAAATCATCGAGCATTTCAAGAAGAGTGG TAGAGTTATTCGGCCATGGATTGGGCTCAAAATGGTCGAACTCAATAACTTGATCGTTGCTCAGCTAAAAGAACGAGACCCAATGTTTCCTGATGTCGAAAGAGGCGTTCTTGTTCCTACG GTGATTCCGGGATCACCGGCTGATCGAGCTGGCTTCAAACCAGGAGATGTTGTTGTGAGATTTGATGGGAAGCCG GTGATAGAGATAATGGACGACAGAGTTGGGAAGAGGATGCAAGTAGTTGTGGAAAGATCAAATAAAGAAAGGGTCACACTAGAAGTCATTCCTGAGGAGGCTAATCCAGACATGTGA
- the DEG14 gene encoding Trypsin family protein with PDZ domain-containing protein — translation MMNFLRRAVSSSKRSELIRIISVATATSGILYASTNPDARTRVSLAIPESVRESLSLLPWQISPGLIHRPEQSLFGNFVFSSRVSPKSEAPINDEKGVSVEASDSSSKPSNGYLGRDTIANAAARIGPAVVNLSVPQGFHGISMGKSIGSGTIIDADGTILTCAHVVVDFQNIRHSSKGRVDVTLQDGRTFEGVVVNADLQSDIALVKIKSKTPLPTAKLGFSSKLRPGDWVIAVGCPLSLQNTVTAGIVSCVDRKSSDLGLGGKHREYLQTDCSINAGNSGGPLVNLDGEVIGVNIMKVLAADGLGFSVPIDSVSKIIEHFKKSGRVIRPWIGLKMVELNNLIVAQLKERDPMFPDVERGVLVPTVIPGSPADRAGFKPGDVVVRFDGKPVETIKEVIEIMDDRVGKRMQVVVERSNKERVTLEVIPEEANPDM, via the exons ATGATGAATTTTCTG AGAAGAGCTGTATCATCTTCTAAAAGAAGCGAGCTTATTCGCATCATTTCTGTTGCTACTGCTACTTCTGGAATTTTATATGCTAGTACTAATCCAGATGCAA GAACTCGAGTATCGCTTGCTATACCTGAATCTGTTCGAGAATCTTTGTCGTTACTGCCTTGGCAGATTTCACCGGGTTTGATTCATCGTCCTGAGCAAAGCTTATTCG GAAATTTCGTGTTTTCTTCGAGAGTTAGTCCGAAATCAGAAGCACCTATAAATGATGAGAAGGGAGTTTCTGTTGAAGCTTCGGATAGTAGTTCGAAACCAAGTAATGGCTACTTAGGGAGAGATACTATAGCCAATGCGGCTGCTAGAATTGGACCAGCGGTTGTCAATCTTTCGGTTCCTCAGG GTTTCCATGGGATATCTATGGGGAAAAGTATCGGTTCTGGAACGATCATTGATGCTGATGGCACGATACTGACTTGCGCTCATGTTGTAGTTGATTTTCAGAACATTCGTCATTCTTCTAAAGGGAGG GTAGATGTGACGTTGCAAGATGGTAGGACGTTTGAGGGTGTGGTGGTGAACGCTGATTTACAATCCGACATTGCATTAGTGAAGATAAAGTCAAAGACGCCATTGCCAACTGCTAAACTTGGTTTTTCGAGTAAGCTTCGTCCTGGAGACTGGGTAATAGCGGTAGGTTGTCCTCTGTCTCTCCAGAACACAGTAACTGCTGGTATTGTCAG TTGTGTTGATCGCAAAAGCAGTGATTTGGGTTTAGGAGGCAAACATAGAGAGTATCTCCAAACAGACTGCTCGATCAATGCG GGAAACTCTGGTGGGCCTCTTGTAAATTTGGATGGGGAAGTGATTGGTGTTAATATCATGAAAGTTTTAGCTGCAGATGGTCTTGGATTTTCCGTGCCAATTGACTCGGTATCTAAAATCATCGAGCATTTCAAGAAGAGTGG TAGAGTTATTCGGCCATGGATTGGGCTCAAAATGGTCGAACTCAATAACTTGATCGTTGCTCAGCTAAAAGAACGAGACCCAATGTTTCCTGATGTCGAAAGAGGCGTTCTTGTTCCTACG GTGATTCCGGGATCACCGGCTGATCGAGCTGGCTTCAAACCAGGAGATGTTGTTGTGAGATTTGATGGGAAGCCGGTCGAGACCATCAAAGAG GTGATAGAGATAATGGACGACAGAGTTGGGAAGAGGATGCAAGTAGTTGTGGAAAGATCAAATAAAGAAAGGGTCACACTAGAAGTCATTCCTGAGGAGGCTAATCCAGACATGTGA